A stretch of the Bacillus licheniformis DSM 13 = ATCC 14580 genome encodes the following:
- a CDS encoding CidB/LrgB family autolysis modulator, giving the protein MLIGCLSLIATVLIYLGAKAVYSRHPKVYASPLLVTPVILVGLLLFINVPFEAYNAGGRLLTDMLQPATVAFAIPLYKYFPVLKKYAVEIIINVAVGCCIAILSTAFIAKLFKLNEDLIESLVPRSVTTPIAMNVSEMIGGMPAVTAVFVILTALFGSVIGPMVIRYFRIDNEIARGVLLGTSAHGAGTSKAFELSSVSGTISSVSMILAAIITLCAAPFLISLIAV; this is encoded by the coding sequence ATGCTCATCGGATGCTTAAGCCTGATCGCAACAGTTTTAATCTATTTGGGCGCAAAAGCGGTGTATTCACGCCATCCAAAGGTGTATGCGTCACCTTTATTGGTCACGCCGGTGATACTGGTCGGCCTGCTGCTTTTCATCAACGTCCCTTTTGAAGCGTACAATGCGGGCGGACGCTTGTTGACGGACATGCTCCAGCCGGCAACCGTGGCTTTTGCGATTCCGCTGTACAAATACTTTCCAGTCTTGAAAAAATACGCGGTTGAGATCATTATCAACGTGGCTGTAGGCTGCTGTATCGCGATCCTGTCAACAGCGTTTATCGCAAAACTCTTCAAGCTGAATGAAGACCTGATCGAGAGCCTCGTTCCCAGATCTGTCACAACGCCAATTGCAATGAACGTTTCTGAAATGATCGGCGGAATGCCGGCGGTGACCGCTGTTTTTGTCATATTGACCGCCTTGTTCGGATCAGTGATCGGACCGATGGTCATTCGCTACTTCCGGATTGATAATGAAATCGCGAGGGGCGTACTGCTTGGCACAAGCGCCCACGGCGCAGGTACGTCAAAAGCATTTGAGCTGAGCTCCGTGTCCGGAACGATCTCAAGCGTGTCGATGATCCTGGCCGCGATCATCACGCTTTGCGCAGCGCCGTTTCTGATTTCCCTTATTGCAGTGTAA
- the putP gene encoding sodium/proline symporter PutP — MNYGILISIGIYMAGMLFIGYFAYRRTSNLTDYMLGGRNLGPAVTALSAGASDMSGWLLMGLPGAMFLNGLSSGWIVVGLTIGAYLNWVYVAPRLRTYTETAGNSITIPDYFENRFKDGSRLLRMTSAFVILVFFTFYTSSGMVAGGELFRTAFHLDYRIGIWLTAGVVILYTLFGGFLAVSWTDFVQGTIMFIALILMPVVVFVQLGGIAPAFSEVNAVNPDLLRPFQGTTVIGIISLLAWGLGYFGQPHIIVRFMAISSVKELKSARRIGMGWMIFSICGAMLTGLVGIAYFSANHLTLKNAETIFIKLADLLFPSMITGFLLAAILAAVMSTISSQLLVTSSALTEDFYKAFIRKGASDKELVLVGRLSVLAISLIALLMALHPNETILNLVGYAWAGFGAAFGPVVLLSLYWKRMTKWGALAGMLSGALTVIVWEQVKAFDPVYEIIPGFIVCTVVIIAVSLMTKKPRAEIEKEFETAVEQLKG, encoded by the coding sequence ATGAATTACGGAATTTTAATATCGATAGGTATTTATATGGCGGGAATGCTTTTCATCGGATATTTTGCATATCGCAGGACATCAAATTTGACCGATTACATGCTTGGCGGAAGAAATCTGGGTCCCGCCGTTACCGCGTTAAGCGCAGGAGCTTCCGATATGAGCGGCTGGCTATTAATGGGGCTGCCCGGTGCGATGTTCCTGAACGGATTGAGCAGCGGCTGGATCGTTGTCGGTCTGACAATCGGCGCTTATTTGAACTGGGTGTATGTCGCGCCGAGGCTAAGGACGTATACGGAAACGGCCGGCAACAGCATTACTATACCCGATTATTTCGAAAACCGTTTTAAAGACGGTTCAAGACTGTTACGGATGACGTCGGCTTTTGTTATTTTAGTATTTTTCACTTTTTATACATCATCCGGAATGGTGGCGGGCGGAGAGCTGTTCAGAACCGCATTCCACCTGGATTATCGGATCGGCATCTGGCTGACGGCCGGGGTTGTCATTCTTTATACGCTCTTCGGAGGCTTTTTGGCTGTCAGCTGGACCGATTTTGTTCAAGGGACGATCATGTTTATCGCGCTCATCTTAATGCCGGTAGTCGTGTTTGTTCAACTGGGGGGAATTGCGCCGGCGTTTTCGGAAGTGAACGCGGTTAACCCGGATCTCCTCCGTCCGTTTCAAGGAACAACCGTAATCGGTATCATATCTTTACTGGCATGGGGTCTCGGCTACTTTGGACAGCCTCATATTATTGTCAGGTTTATGGCGATTTCAAGCGTGAAAGAATTGAAGAGTGCCAGAAGAATCGGCATGGGCTGGATGATCTTTTCGATTTGCGGAGCGATGCTGACAGGACTCGTCGGCATTGCCTATTTCAGTGCGAATCATCTTACGTTAAAGAATGCCGAGACGATATTCATTAAGCTTGCCGACCTTTTGTTCCCTTCAATGATTACGGGGTTCTTGCTGGCCGCCATATTAGCAGCGGTGATGAGCACAATTTCTTCACAGCTTCTTGTAACCTCAAGCGCGCTGACAGAGGATTTTTATAAAGCGTTTATCCGGAAAGGGGCTTCTGATAAAGAACTTGTACTTGTCGGAAGGCTGTCTGTCCTCGCCATTTCACTGATCGCACTCTTGATGGCGCTTCATCCGAATGAAACGATTCTGAATCTTGTCGGCTATGCATGGGCAGGCTTCGGGGCGGCATTTGGCCCTGTCGTTTTGCTGAGCCTGTATTGGAAACGAATGACGAAGTGGGGCGCGCTTGCAGGGATGCTGTCCGGAGCGCTGACCGTTATTGTGTGGGAGCAAGTGAAAGCGTTTGACCCGGTTTATGAAATCATTCCCGGATTTATTGTTTGTACAGTCGTGATCATCGCCGTCAGCCTGATGACAAAGAAGCCGCGGGCAGAGATTGAAAAGGAATTTGAGACTGCGGTTGAACAGCTGAAAGGTTGA
- a CDS encoding class I SAM-dependent rRNA methyltransferase: MHTLKIKHPFAAKMKKGYPLIEKEAVSSQENGIKEGSLIRITDENGRFLGKGYYGEQNKGIGWILTRNEGESIDQSFFLSRLAKAFQARKSLFQDPDTTAFRLFNGEGDGIGGFTIDYYDGYYLFQWYSKGIYTLKETIMEALDELTDYKAVYEKKRFNTAGQYVEDDDFVKGERGDFPIIVKENGIHFAVYLNDGAMTGVFLDQRHVRKAVRDRYAEGKTALNTFSYTGAFSVAAALGGAEKTTSVDVANRSLSRTIEQFSVNGLDYEAHEIKVMDVFKYFQYAAKKELAFDLVILDPPSFARTKKHTFSAAKDYKNLLKDAIRITKDQGVIVASTNSSAFGMKKFKGFIEEACKETGTRFTVLEEHSLPEDFKTVKSYPEGDYLKVVFLQVRHR, translated from the coding sequence ATGCATACATTAAAAATAAAACATCCATTCGCTGCAAAAATGAAAAAGGGCTATCCCCTAATCGAAAAAGAGGCCGTTTCTTCGCAAGAAAACGGCATAAAAGAAGGATCGCTGATCAGGATAACCGATGAAAACGGCAGGTTTTTAGGAAAGGGCTATTATGGCGAGCAAAACAAAGGGATCGGCTGGATTCTGACTCGAAACGAGGGGGAATCGATTGACCAGTCATTCTTTTTAAGCAGGCTGGCGAAAGCATTTCAAGCCAGAAAATCGCTTTTTCAAGACCCGGATACGACCGCTTTTCGTTTGTTTAACGGGGAAGGCGACGGAATCGGCGGCTTTACGATTGACTATTATGACGGCTACTATTTGTTCCAATGGTACAGCAAAGGGATTTATACGCTTAAAGAAACGATTATGGAAGCCCTTGATGAATTGACGGATTATAAAGCTGTTTATGAGAAAAAACGGTTTAATACGGCCGGGCAGTATGTGGAAGATGACGACTTTGTCAAAGGCGAAAGAGGAGACTTTCCGATCATTGTGAAAGAGAACGGCATTCATTTTGCCGTTTACCTCAATGACGGAGCGATGACCGGCGTTTTTCTCGATCAGCGCCATGTCCGCAAGGCGGTTAGGGACCGGTATGCGGAAGGGAAAACCGCGCTCAACACATTCTCATATACCGGCGCATTTTCTGTGGCGGCGGCGCTCGGAGGCGCTGAAAAAACGACGAGCGTTGATGTTGCAAACCGCAGCTTAAGCAGGACGATCGAACAATTCAGTGTGAACGGGCTGGACTATGAAGCTCATGAGATTAAAGTCATGGACGTTTTTAAATATTTTCAATACGCGGCCAAAAAAGAACTCGCCTTTGACCTTGTCATCCTTGATCCCCCTTCATTTGCGAGAACGAAAAAGCATACATTCAGCGCGGCAAAGGATTACAAAAATCTGTTAAAAGACGCGATTCGAATCACTAAAGATCAAGGTGTGATCGTCGCTTCGACGAACAGCAGCGCATTTGGAATGAAAAAATTCAAAGGCTTTATCGAAGAGGCATGCAAAGAAACGGGGACGCGCTTTACAGTGCTTGAGGAGCATTCGCTTCCCGAAGATTTTAAAACGGTGAAAAGCTATCCTGAGGGCGATTATTTAAAAGTTGTCTTTTTACAGGTTCGCCATCGTTAA
- a CDS encoding VOC family protein, with protein MARIDHVGLMVKDIDASIAFYQNVIGMTLKGRMTHTNGVMKLAFLGFENRDETELELIEGYNDNLPQEGKVHHFAVSTDDIEAEFDRVKGAGIKLMEDEITVLPNGFRYFFLFGPEGEMVEFFQRT; from the coding sequence ATGGCGCGAATCGACCACGTAGGACTGATGGTGAAAGACATTGATGCTTCGATCGCATTCTACCAGAATGTGATCGGAATGACGCTGAAAGGCAGAATGACCCATACAAACGGCGTCATGAAACTCGCTTTTTTAGGCTTTGAGAACAGAGACGAGACAGAGCTCGAACTGATCGAGGGATATAACGACAACCTTCCTCAGGAAGGAAAAGTTCATCATTTTGCCGTCTCGACCGATGATATCGAGGCTGAATTTGATCGCGTAAAAGGCGCCGGCATCAAGCTGATGGAAGATGAGATTACCGTATTGCCGAACGGCTTCCGCTATTTTTTTCTTTTTGGGCCCGAAGGAGAAATGGTCGAGTTTTTTCAAAGAACATAA
- a CDS encoding NAD(P)-dependent oxidoreductase, with translation MAFGLLLSGARSIPQSNAAVKAGLWQAAMGYELDGKTLGLIGFGEIGKKVARRAAGFNMNVLAYGTYKDYNAAKRLNVRFAELDDLLEKSDFVCISTSLRPATYHLINQEKLAKMKKTAYLINIARGEVVDESALIQALEQKQIRGAALDVFETEPPAARIAGLSNVICTAHIGGATYESIRRIEEMTYQNIKRFIEKQQPAFRVQ, from the coding sequence TTGGCATTCGGTCTTCTGCTGTCTGGCGCCCGTTCGATCCCGCAGTCAAACGCGGCAGTCAAAGCGGGCTTATGGCAAGCGGCGATGGGCTATGAGCTCGATGGAAAAACGCTGGGGCTTATCGGTTTTGGGGAAATCGGCAAAAAGGTTGCAAGGCGGGCTGCCGGGTTTAATATGAACGTTTTGGCGTACGGCACATACAAAGACTACAATGCAGCCAAACGGCTGAATGTGAGGTTCGCCGAGCTTGACGATCTCCTGGAAAAATCGGACTTTGTATGTATCAGCACATCATTGAGACCTGCCACCTATCATTTAATCAATCAAGAAAAACTGGCAAAAATGAAGAAAACCGCGTACCTGATCAACATTGCCCGCGGAGAAGTGGTGGACGAAAGCGCGCTTATTCAAGCGCTTGAGCAAAAACAGATCAGAGGCGCAGCATTGGACGTCTTTGAAACCGAACCGCCGGCTGCCCGGATCGCCGGTCTCAGCAATGTCATTTGCACGGCGCATATCGGCGGCGCTACGTATGAGAGCATCAGGCGCATCGAAGAGATGACATATCAAAACATCAAAAGGTTTATCGAAAAACAGCAGCCGGCTTTCCGCGTTCAATAA
- a CDS encoding glycosyltransferase family 8 protein translates to MKSDRTMHIISCTDNNYAQHLSVMFSSLLTNMDQTREVKLYVIDGGIEPENKKRLEETTLQFGAPITFLNVEKSQYDKAVESSHITKAAYYRISIPDLIDDESVKRMIYVDCDALVLEDISKLWDMDISPYFAAAVEDAGQHERLKKMNISDEAKYFNSGLMIIDMEAWRKNDISKKVIDFINNNDEDMFVFHDQDALNAILYDQWLELHPRWNAQTHIILKEKTPASLIDQKRYMETRANPAIVHFCGGNKPWNSNTSHPYARQYFKYLQSTAFNQPAKLSKNHVS, encoded by the coding sequence ATGAAAAGCGACCGAACCATGCATATTATTTCTTGTACAGACAATAACTACGCACAGCATTTAAGCGTGATGTTCTCATCATTGCTGACGAATATGGATCAGACGCGCGAGGTGAAACTGTATGTCATCGACGGAGGGATTGAACCGGAGAATAAAAAGCGTCTGGAAGAGACGACCCTCCAATTCGGAGCTCCTATTACATTTCTTAATGTGGAAAAAAGCCAGTATGACAAAGCGGTCGAAAGCAGCCATATTACAAAAGCGGCTTACTATCGAATTTCCATTCCCGATCTGATTGATGACGAATCCGTTAAACGAATGATCTATGTCGACTGCGACGCCTTAGTTTTAGAGGATATATCGAAGCTGTGGGACATGGACATTTCACCTTATTTCGCGGCGGCGGTTGAAGATGCAGGCCAGCATGAACGGCTGAAAAAGATGAACATCAGCGATGAAGCAAAATATTTTAACTCGGGCTTAATGATCATCGATATGGAAGCTTGGAGAAAAAACGACATTTCGAAAAAAGTCATCGACTTTATCAATAACAACGATGAAGACATGTTTGTGTTTCATGACCAAGACGCATTGAACGCGATTCTTTATGATCAGTGGCTCGAACTTCATCCGAGGTGGAACGCCCAAACACACATTATTTTAAAAGAAAAAACACCGGCTTCCCTCATCGATCAAAAGCGCTATATGGAAACAAGGGCAAACCCGGCAATCGTTCATTTCTGCGGCGGAAACAAGCCTTGGAATTCAAACACCTCACACCCGTACGCCCGTCAATATTTTAAGTATTTGCAGTCCACAGCCTTTAACCAGCCGGCCAAATTGTCTAAAAACCATGTCAGCTAA
- a CDS encoding sensor histidine kinase → MLIRNPFKEKYYSHDRRALNMLALRVPGLAFILMIYVASIVLQFLNGSWSILLLNVFTVLTAIFALLHWHSYRWVKKRVILYFVLQGLITFTLANVMSGFLVLIIIGLYAFLIGQIIGMADRRKTFLILYLLLLLSITVLYHIHKGEYLHFLVIAVPIMIVIITYAATFFAQVDEKTKAQLTLERLELAHQQVEQLTLQNERQRMARDLHDTLAQGLVSLNMQLDAIHVHLAKDNTERAKEIVQQSMNRVKSTLADARSAIDDLRSKSEEIGFLKERITSLMDHFQESTGMACFLDYRLDQVPDVRTAENCYYIIGECIANAVKHAEAETISVSIWDDDKRRLHLTVKDNGKGFDVEKGKKKRGHYGLLGIEERVRAMKGQFNIKSTTSKGTQIDITVPIQGEMPDE, encoded by the coding sequence TTGCTGATAAGGAATCCTTTCAAAGAAAAATACTACTCACATGATAGGCGGGCATTAAATATGCTTGCACTCAGAGTGCCGGGCCTGGCTTTTATTCTCATGATCTATGTCGCCTCTATCGTGCTGCAATTTCTTAATGGGAGCTGGTCCATTTTATTGCTTAATGTGTTTACGGTATTGACCGCCATCTTTGCTTTGTTGCATTGGCACTCATATCGCTGGGTTAAGAAAAGGGTGATTCTGTACTTCGTATTACAAGGTTTGATCACTTTTACACTTGCTAATGTCATGTCAGGCTTTTTAGTGCTAATCATCATTGGCCTTTATGCATTTTTGATCGGACAGATTATAGGAATGGCAGACAGAAGAAAGACGTTCCTCATCCTTTATTTATTGCTTCTGCTGTCAATCACTGTACTATATCATATTCACAAAGGTGAATATTTGCATTTTCTTGTCATAGCAGTACCTATTATGATCGTGATTATCACATATGCCGCTACATTTTTTGCCCAAGTCGATGAAAAGACAAAAGCGCAGCTGACTCTTGAAAGGCTGGAGCTGGCTCATCAGCAGGTAGAACAGCTGACGCTGCAAAACGAGAGACAGCGTATGGCCCGGGACTTGCACGATACGCTTGCTCAGGGGCTGGTCAGTTTAAATATGCAGCTGGACGCTATTCATGTTCATCTCGCCAAAGACAACACAGAGAGAGCAAAAGAAATCGTTCAACAATCTATGAATAGAGTGAAAAGCACACTAGCTGATGCACGTTCAGCGATTGACGATCTGCGCAGCAAATCAGAAGAAATCGGTTTTTTAAAAGAAAGAATTACCTCATTAATGGATCATTTTCAAGAGTCGACAGGCATGGCTTGCTTTTTAGACTACAGATTAGACCAAGTGCCGGACGTTCGAACAGCTGAAAACTGTTATTACATCATTGGAGAATGCATAGCGAATGCCGTAAAGCATGCTGAAGCAGAAACGATCTCAGTGTCCATTTGGGATGATGATAAGAGGAGGCTCCATTTAACCGTCAAGGATAACGGCAAAGGATTTGATGTTGAAAAAGGCAAGAAAAAGAGAGGACATTATGGGCTTCTCGGCATAGAAGAACGCGTCAGAGCAATGAAAGGCCAATTCAATATAAAGAGTACAACATCTAAAGGAACACAAATTGATATCACTGTACCAATTCAGGGAGAGATGCCAGATGAATAA
- a CDS encoding response regulator, whose protein sequence is MNKVLIVDDHLVVREGLKLLIETNDHYIIIGEAENGKAAVRLADELKPDIILMDLYMPEMSGLEAIKLIKEKHDIPIIILTTYNEDHLMIEGIELGAKGYLLKDTSSETLFHTMDAAIRGNVLLQPDILKRLQEIQLERMKKQSSDTQLTEKEVIVLKAIAKGLKSKAIAFDLGVSERTVKSRLTSIYNKLGANSRTEAVTIAMQRGVLTLD, encoded by the coding sequence ATGAATAAGGTTTTAATCGTTGATGACCATCTTGTCGTGAGGGAAGGTCTGAAGCTTTTAATTGAAACGAATGATCACTACATCATCATAGGAGAGGCGGAAAATGGCAAAGCAGCAGTTCGCCTTGCAGATGAATTAAAACCGGATATTATTCTCATGGATTTGTATATGCCGGAGATGAGCGGGTTAGAAGCCATTAAACTAATAAAAGAAAAACACGACATCCCCATCATTATTTTGACTACGTATAATGAAGATCACTTAATGATCGAAGGAATTGAATTAGGGGCGAAAGGATATCTATTGAAGGATACAAGTTCAGAAACCCTTTTTCATACGATGGACGCAGCAATAAGAGGAAACGTGCTATTGCAGCCTGATATCTTAAAACGTCTGCAAGAAATCCAATTGGAGCGGATGAAGAAGCAGAGCAGTGATACGCAGCTGACAGAAAAGGAAGTCATAGTTCTAAAAGCAATTGCTAAAGGTCTTAAAAGCAAAGCGATTGCCTTTGATTTGGGCGTCTCTGAGAGAACAGTAAAGTCTAGACTAACGTCCATTTACAATAAATTAGGCGCGAATTCAAGAACTGAAGCAGTGACGATTGCCATGCAAAGAGGCGTTCTGACATTAGACTAA
- a CDS encoding MMPL family transporter produces MSKMLYKLGGWVARNRIKVICAWIVVLVASIGLAITLKPSFSEDMSIPDTPSEKAMDVIQKEFPHGPDKGSIRVIFGAEDGEKLTSKSAEKAIENTLKEIDKDGSVDSIASPFVTGTIAKDGTVAYADIKYKSSADDIKDYSIKHLKDSLKMADYEGLQTELSGDVPGAEMEIGGISEIVGIILAFIVLAITFGSLLIAGLPILTALIGLGVSIGLVLIGTQVFDIASVSLSLAGMIGLAVGIDYALFIFTKHRQFLGEGIQKNESIARATGTAGSAVVFAGLTVIVALCGLTVVNIPFMSAMGLTAGLSVLMAVLASITLVPAVLSIAGKRMVPKANKKKEKQSAETNVWGRFVTKNPIMLSVCSILILLVISIPSMHLELGLPDAGMKAKDNPDRRAYDLLADGFGEGFNGQLTIVADAASVTENKAEAFADAVKEIKELDHVASVTPAMPNKEGNFAIITVVPETGPNDAATKDLVKDVRSLSDKNGVDLLVTGSTAVNIDISDRLNDAIPVFAVLIVGFAFVLLTIVFRSLLVPLVAVAGFILTMTATLGICVFVLQDGNLIDFFKIPEKGPILAFLPILSIGILFGLAMDYQVFLVSRMREEYVKTKNPVQAIQAGLKHSGPVVTAAGLIMIFVFAGFIFAGEASIKANGLALSFGVLFDAFIVRMTLIPSLMKLMGNAAWYLPKWLDKIIPNVDIEGHQLTKEIQPETAHEQKKQISM; encoded by the coding sequence ATGTCAAAAATGTTATATAAATTAGGAGGATGGGTTGCTCGCAATCGCATAAAAGTAATATGCGCATGGATCGTTGTGCTAGTTGCTTCGATAGGCCTTGCAATCACGTTAAAACCAAGTTTTTCTGAGGATATGTCCATACCTGACACACCTTCGGAAAAAGCGATGGATGTCATTCAAAAAGAATTTCCCCACGGTCCTGATAAAGGGAGCATACGGGTTATTTTCGGTGCTGAAGATGGGGAGAAACTGACTTCGAAGTCAGCGGAAAAAGCAATAGAAAATACGTTAAAGGAAATCGATAAAGATGGTTCCGTTGACTCGATTGCAAGTCCTTTTGTGACAGGAACAATCGCGAAAGATGGCACAGTTGCCTATGCTGATATCAAGTATAAATCATCAGCAGATGATATTAAAGATTACTCTATCAAACACTTAAAAGACAGTTTGAAAATGGCTGATTATGAAGGATTGCAAACTGAACTAAGCGGAGATGTACCAGGAGCTGAGATGGAGATAGGCGGTATCTCTGAAATTGTCGGCATTATTTTGGCCTTTATCGTTTTGGCCATTACGTTTGGCTCTTTATTAATAGCAGGTTTGCCGATTTTAACAGCACTGATTGGATTAGGTGTAAGTATTGGGCTTGTTTTGATTGGGACACAAGTATTCGATATCGCTTCCGTCAGTCTATCATTAGCCGGAATGATTGGCCTTGCAGTTGGAATTGATTATGCTTTATTTATTTTTACGAAGCACCGCCAGTTTTTAGGCGAAGGTATACAAAAAAATGAATCAATTGCGAGAGCTACAGGAACAGCCGGGAGTGCAGTCGTTTTTGCCGGACTTACTGTTATCGTAGCACTTTGCGGATTGACTGTCGTTAACATTCCTTTTATGTCTGCAATGGGGCTGACAGCAGGACTTAGTGTACTGATGGCTGTTCTCGCTTCAATCACGCTTGTGCCTGCCGTCTTGTCGATAGCGGGGAAACGGATGGTTCCGAAAGCAAACAAGAAAAAAGAAAAACAAAGCGCGGAAACAAATGTCTGGGGACGCTTTGTCACAAAGAATCCTATCATGCTAAGTGTATGCAGCATTCTGATTTTGCTCGTTATTAGTATCCCATCTATGCATTTGGAGCTGGGCTTGCCTGATGCAGGGATGAAAGCGAAGGATAACCCGGATCGCCGGGCTTATGACTTGCTTGCCGACGGTTTTGGAGAAGGATTTAATGGTCAATTAACAATCGTAGCGGATGCCGCAAGTGTAACAGAAAATAAGGCGGAAGCCTTCGCAGATGCAGTGAAAGAAATAAAGGAACTGGACCATGTAGCGAGTGTCACTCCGGCAATGCCTAATAAAGAAGGGAACTTTGCCATCATTACAGTAGTTCCTGAAACAGGTCCAAATGATGCAGCAACGAAGGATTTGGTAAAGGATGTACGCAGCTTATCAGATAAAAACGGAGTAGATTTGCTCGTTACTGGATCAACCGCAGTGAATATTGATATTTCAGATCGCCTTAATGATGCGATACCGGTGTTTGCTGTACTCATTGTTGGTTTTGCGTTTGTATTGCTGACAATCGTATTCCGTTCGTTGCTTGTGCCTCTTGTTGCTGTCGCAGGTTTCATATTGACGATGACAGCCACTCTTGGAATCTGTGTATTTGTTTTACAAGACGGGAATCTCATCGACTTTTTCAAAATACCTGAAAAAGGGCCGATACTCGCGTTCCTGCCGATTTTATCCATTGGGATTCTGTTCGGATTAGCGATGGATTATCAAGTATTCCTTGTAAGCAGAATGCGTGAAGAATATGTAAAAACAAAGAATCCAGTACAAGCCATTCAGGCTGGATTAAAACACAGCGGTCCTGTTGTCACCGCAGCCGGCCTGATCATGATATTCGTTTTTGCAGGGTTTATCTTTGCTGGTGAAGCTTCTATTAAAGCCAACGGGTTGGCTCTTTCCTTTGGTGTGCTCTTTGATGCATTTATTGTACGAATGACACTGATTCCAAGTCTGATGAAGCTGATGGGGAATGCAGCCTGGTATTTGCCAAAATGGCTGGACAAGATCATTCCGAATGTAGACATAGAAGGGCATCAACTCACGAAGGAAATACAGCCAGAAACAGCTCATGAACAAAAGAAACAAATCAGTATGTAA
- a CDS encoding YwaF family protein — translation MKTYFQKDYQLGSFQLFSASHIVTLLVIAALGVCLFVFRKTLQKPEWNRLIRYVFVAVLIISEIGYHSWFVYVNSWTPRYCLPLHLSDLSVYLVIILLLTKNLNLFKFLYFAGLGSALQAILTPDLGRYGFPHFRFFEFFISHGIVVLACLLMIAAERYKPTVRSLWVTFLLVNVYGALIFLINRLLNSNYMYMMKKPGGGASLLDVLGPWPWYLLSAEAVTIVFFYLLYLPFWIAGKVREKKDHA, via the coding sequence ATGAAAACATACTTTCAAAAAGATTATCAGCTCGGCTCGTTTCAGCTATTTTCAGCATCCCATATTGTGACTTTGCTAGTGATTGCGGCGCTTGGTGTTTGTCTGTTCGTCTTCAGGAAGACGCTCCAAAAGCCGGAATGGAACCGGTTAATTCGTTATGTCTTTGTGGCGGTTCTCATTATTTCGGAAATCGGCTACCACTCCTGGTTCGTTTATGTGAACTCATGGACGCCGCGCTATTGTTTGCCGCTCCACCTCAGCGACCTTTCGGTTTACCTTGTCATCATCCTGTTATTGACGAAAAACCTCAACTTGTTTAAATTTCTTTATTTTGCCGGTTTGGGAAGCGCGCTGCAGGCGATTCTGACGCCTGACTTGGGAAGGTACGGCTTTCCTCATTTCCGCTTTTTTGAATTTTTCATTTCCCACGGGATCGTCGTTCTCGCCTGCCTCCTGATGATTGCAGCCGAAAGGTATAAGCCGACGGTTCGCTCTCTCTGGGTCACGTTTCTTCTTGTCAATGTTTATGGCGCTCTCATTTTTTTGATCAACCGTTTGCTGAACTCGAACTATATGTACATGATGAAGAAGCCCGGCGGCGGAGCATCGCTGTTAGATGTGCTCGGGCCATGGCCGTGGTATCTTTTATCAGCTGAAGCGGTCACGATCGTCTTCTTCTATCTTCTCTATTTGCCGTTTTGGATCGCCGGGAAGGTGAGAGAAAAAAAGGATCATGCATGA